Proteins encoded within one genomic window of Natator depressus isolate rNatDep1 chromosome 1, rNatDep2.hap1, whole genome shotgun sequence:
- the LOC141981184 gene encoding uncharacterized protein LOC141981184 — MKDRGHNRDPKQCRVKLKELRQAYQKTREANGRSGSEPQTCRFYDELHAILGGSATTTPAVLFDSFNGDGGNTEAGFGDEEDDDDDEVVDSSQQASGETGFPDSQELFLTLDLEPVPPEPTQGCLLDQAGGEGTSAACVSMITGSSPSQRLVKIRKKKKRTQDEMFSELMLSSHTDRAQTNAWRQIMSDCRKAQNDQEERWRAEESKWRAEERAEARMWRQRDERRQDSMLRLLEDQTSMLQCMVELQQRQLEHRLPLQPLCNQPPSSPSSIASTPRRPRMRLDLGRVMAYQCAYGLHSLALSAIF; from the exons atgaaggacagaggccataacagggacccgaagcagtgccgcgtgaaactgaaggagctgaggcaagcctaccagaaaaccagagaggcgaacggccgctccgggtcagagccccaaacatgccgcttctatgatgagctgcatgccattttagggggttcagccaccactaccccagccgtgttgtttgactccttcaatggagatggaggcaatacggaagcaggttttggggacgaagaagatgatgatgatgacgaggttgtagatagctcacagcaagcaagcggagaaaccggttttcccgacagccaggaactgtttctcaccctggacctggagccagtaccccctgaacccacccaaggctgcctcctggaccaagcaggtggagaagggacctccg ctgcatgtgtttcaatgatcacaggatcttctccttcccagaggctagtgaagattagaaagaaaaaaaaacgcactcaagatgaaatgttctccgagctcatgctgtcctcccacactgacagagcacagacgaatgcgtggaggcaaataatgtcagactgcaggaaagcacaaaatgaccaggaggagaggtggcgggctgaagagagtaagtggcgggctgaagagagggctgaagctcgaatgtggcggcagcgtgatgagaggaggcaggattcaatgctgaggctgctggaggaccaaaccagtatgctccagtgtatggttgagctgcagcaaaggcagctggagcacagactgccactacagcctctgtgtaaccaaccgccctcctccccaagttccatagcctccacacccagacgcccaagaatgcg tttggacCTTGGAAGAGTAATGGCTTACCAGTGTGCATACGGGCTTCACAGTCTAGCACTAAGTGCCATATTCTAA